The Sporosarcina ureae genomic sequence CCTATATTTCTAAAGTCATCCATAAAAAAGCTGAAAATTACTTCAATAATTAAATTATAACAATCCACCCATGAAAAATCGAGTTAACAAGAAAAAAGATCGGACCGCTAGATAGCTGTCCGATCTTCCACCTATAATTTTACGCTAGAACACTCATGACTGTACGTACAGAATCAGCGGACTTTTGAAGCGCCATTTTCTCATCGTCAGTTAATTCAAGTTCTATGATCTTTTCAATACCGTCCGCGCCTAACACCGTAGGAACACCTAAATAAATACCATTCATTCCGTATTCGCCTTCTAGAAATGCAATAGATGGTAATACACGTTTTTGGTCTTTCAAAATCGCTTCTGTCATTTCCACCAATGCAGCAGCCGGCGCATAATATGCGGAACCATTGCCTAATAGATTGACGATTTCAGCGCCACCTTTACGTGTACGTTCTACAATTTCTTCCAGACGACCTGTAGAGATCAAGTTTTCTAGAGGTACACCGCCAGCAGTCGAATAACGAACTAGAGGCACCATATCGTCTCCATGGCCACCTAAAACGAATCCGGTTACATCTTTAACTGATAGATTCAATTCTTGTGCGACAAACGTCCGGAAACGAGCTGTATCCAGTACACCCGATTGACCGATTACACGTTCTTTAGGGAATCCGGATGCTTTGTATACAGTATACGTCATGGCATCCACTGGATTCGTTAGAACGATAATCTTCGTATCAGGAGAATACTTTACAATTTCAGCTGTTACTGATTTCATGACTTTTTGATTTGTCTGTACTAAGTCGTCACGGCTCATTCCAGGTTTACGCGCAATACCCGCAGTAATGACCACTACATCCGAATCTTTTGTATCCTCGTAATTAGATGTACCGATGATGTTGGCATCAAACCCTTGAACCGGACCAGCTTCCAACATGTCCAATGCTTTGCCTTTCGTTGGATTTTCCATTGCTGGAATATCCACGATGACGACATCACATAATTCTTTTTGAGCTAAAAGGAATGCAGTTGTTGCTCCAGTAAAACCAGATCCGATAACCGATACTTTTTTACGCTTCAATGACATGTAAAACTCTCCTTTTTCAGAACAAGATAGTAGAAAGAGGGGGATTCTCATCCCCCTCTTTTGTCATGCTTATAGGTTTTTGATTAGTGCGTCAGCAAATCCAGAAGTGCTTACTTCTTCTGCATTGTCCATTAGACGTGCGAAGTCGTATGTCACTACTTTAGATGCGATAGACTTTTCGATAGAAGCAGTGATTAGATCAGCCGCCTCGTTCCAACCAATATGTTGAAGCATCATAACACCTGAAAGCAATACAGATGAAGGGTTAACTTTATCCAATCCTGCATATTTCGGTGCTGTACCATGAGTTGCTTCAAAGATCGCATGTCCAGACTCGTAGTTAATGTTCGCTCCTGGTGCGATTCCGATTCCGCCTACTTGTGCAGCAAGCGCGTCAGAAACGTAGTCACCGTTCAAGTTCATTGTAGCTACTACGTCAAACTCTTTTGGACGTGTTAGGATTTGTTGCAAGAAGATATCAGCAATTGCATCTTTTACGATGATTTTGCCTGCAGCTTCTGCATCAGATTGTGCTTTATTAGCAGCATCTGTTCCGTCAGCGTCTTTAATACGGTCATATTCTCTCCATGTGAATACTTTGTCGCCGAATTCTTCTTCAGCCAACTCGTATGCCCAGTTCGCGAATGCGCCTTCTGTGAACTTCATGATGTTTCCTTTGTGTACAATCGTCAAAGATTTACGACCTTCTTCAATCGTATAGTTCAATGCTGAACGAACAAGACGCTTTGTACCTTCTTCAGAAATTGGTTTGATACCAAGTCCGGAAGTTTCAGGGAAACGAATATTTTTAACACCTAACTCGGTTTGAAGGAAGTTAATTAATTTTTTCACTTCGTCAGAACCTTCTTGGTACTCAATACCTGCATAGATGTCCTCTGTGTTTTCACGGAAAATAACCATGTCACAATCCTCAGGACGTTTCACGGGTGATGGTACTCCTTGGAAATAACGAACCGGACGCAAGCAAGTGTATAGATCAAGTTCTTGACGTAGTGCTACGTTCAATGAACGGAATCCTCCACCGATTGGTGTAGTAAGTGGTCCTTTAATCGCAATTAGATATTCTTTAATTGTGTCAAGAGTTTCTTTTGGAAGCCAGTCACCAGTTTCGTTGAATGCCTTTTCTCCTGCAAGAACTTCTAACCAATTAATCTTCTTTTTTCCGTCATAAGCTTTTTCAACAGCTGCTTCGATAACACGTGAAGCTGCATGCCAAATATCCGGACCTGTGCCGTCACCTATAATGAAAGGAATCGTTGCGTGATCTGGGACGTTTAAAACACCGTTAGTTACTGTAATCTTTCCTTCGTTAGCCATTATTGATATCCTCCTGAGTTCAAAATCAGTGGGCCGGTATACGAGATACCGCCCCACGAATTTACTATTTTTTATCGTTCATTGATTGGAACATACTTTTGCATGCCTGGTCCAACGTACTCTGCACGTGGGCGGATCAAGCGGTTGTTTTCGTATTGCTCCAGGATATGTGCAATCCATCCTGAAAAACGAGAAACAGCAAAAATAGGTGTGAAAATATCATGATCGATGTCTAATGAATGATATACCGAAGCCGAGTAGAAATCAACATTTGGAGGCAATTTCTTTTCTCCAGTGACAATTGCTTCGATTTTTTCTGACATATTGTACCACTTTTCCTCACCGCGAAGAGTAGTCAATCGCTTAGACATTTCACGTAAATGCTTCGCACGTGGATCACCTTGGCGGTATACACGGTGTCCGAAGCCCATGATTTTTTCTTTGTTAGCTAGCTTTTCACGAATATATGGCTCGACCTTATCTTCATCGCCGATTTCCATTAGCATATTCATAACCGCTTCGTTTGCACCGCCATGTAATGGACCTTTAAGAGCCCCGATTGCAGCAGTAACGCCGGAATACATATCAGATAGAGTAGCTACACATACGCGCGCTGTGAACGTTGATGCGTTCAGTTCGTGGTCTGCATGTAGTACAAGTGCTTTATTGAATGCTTCTTCAGCGATATCAGCAGGCTCTTCCCCAGAAAGCATGTAAAGGAAGTTTGCCGCATAGCTTAAACCTTTTTTAGGTGCTACTGGCTCTTGTCCTTTTCTGATACGTGCGAATGCAGTAACTACCGTTGCAACTTTAGCCTGAAGCTTAACTGCTTTACTGTAGTTTTCTTCTGGTGACATATCTTCCGCTTTTTCATCGTATAATCCTAGAAGTGAGACGGCTGTACGAAGTGCTGCCATTGGATGCACTTTGTCGATTGGATACGTTTTGAAGTGATCTAGAACCCCTTGTGGAACTTCTGCGTTATCTTCTAACTGCTGTTTCAATTCAGCTAGTTCCTTTTCGTTTGGCAAACGTTTGTGCCAAAGTAAATAAACTACTTCTTCAAAACTAGCATTTTCTGCTAAATCATCAATGCCATATCCTACGTATGTAAGAGTGTCATCGATAATGGAACTGATTTGAGTTTGTGCTGCCACGATACCTTCCAAACCTTTTGTTGCTGTCATGATATTCGCTCCTTCTTCCCAGTTTGGTCATCTCCTGAAGCGGAGTGCAGAACGATGACCATCTGCTAAATTATATTTTTATCTAAAACGCTTACAAAGACCATTATAAGCAACTTTAACGGTTTTGTGAATGGTTAAGATGTTTTTTATTTATTATTACCCGAAAGGAATGGACAAATCCGCATGATTTCCGTCGACTCCAAGCGTTTCCAAACCTATGTCCGTCAATGGTTACCGGCTGTATTAATCGTCATTTCTCTCATCGTGATTCCACCCGTAGGATTTGCGATAGTTTTCGCTTTCTTCACTGCTCCGCTCATGAATTCTTTAATTGCCCTTACAAAACTGCCGGCTTTTTTAGCTGCTTTACTCATAATGGGGGTGCTTGCCTCTTTAGTATACACCTTCCTATTCCTATCAATCAATGGATTGATTTCTGTCATTTGGACGATGGAAGATCAATTAGGGGTAATTATCGAAATGATGGATAGTCAAGGATGGAACCTACACGCGGCGGCAGAACAATTTATCCAATTAAGTCATGAAGCGATGGAAGGAATCATTAGTTTACTACAAAGAATGTTCCAGCAGATTTTTAGTACTTTTTTATTTATTATCGCGTACTTCTTCGCATTACGAGAAAGTGCTACCAATCGTTTTTGGTTTTTAGTGTACTTTCCTAAAAACTTCAGACAGGTAGCACGTAGGATTTTCGATAGGTCAAGCCGTTTGATGGGACATTTCTTTTCCGTTCAGATCCGATTATTTTTCATGACGTTTATTCTAATGGCCGCCGGTTTTTGGCTGTTGGATTTCGAGTCCTTCTTAACTAAAGCATTTCTGATTTCATTGGTCGATAGCATTCCATTCCTAGGGATCGGTCTGGTGTTTTTACCGATGATTGCCTTTTCCTTCTATATTGATGACATGCATTCGGCTATTGGCTTATTAGTTCTATACATCATTTTATTAGTGTGTAGGCAAATGATTGAATCCATTCTTTGGGCACATGCATTTAAATTACGCACTGTCCATTCATTTGTCATTACCGCTTGTGCTGTTTATTTATTCGGATTATACGGCATCATGTTTTTACCATTCTTCTTATTTATCGCGTTGAAAGTTAAAGAACATCCTACATTTACATAACACGGATTTGACCGTTGCGTATTTTATTGTAGATCCACTTGACGATAAATGGGTACAGTATTTTGCGCGGGCCACTGAACAATAATACGAATCCAATAATGTCCGTAATAAAACCAGGTATTAGCAATAATAAACCACCTAGTAAAATACACACACTGTCTACTAATGCTTTACCTGGAGTTTCTCTATTGGCCATACGGACTTGTAAATCGCGCCATGCACGAAGCCCTTGTTTCTTCGCTAGATAAGCGCCACCAACTCCCGTTACGACAATAATCAAAATCGTAGGCAGGATACCGAGTGTTTTGCCTGAAACCATTAATAAAGCCAGCTCAGTTGTCGGTACAATAATAAATAATGCTACTAACCATTTCATATAGTGACCTCCAAAAAAGACCGCTTTCTCTTAACGAGAAGCGGTCTGTATATTTTTACAATACTTTTGCGTGACCGTTGTAGATGACGCCACTCGCTGCGTCCATTGTGATGTCACTGCCATTTTTAATAACAGATGTAATATTTTCCACACCTACGATAACAGGTATACCAAGACTCAAACCAACTACCGCGGCATGACTAGTCAAACCGCCCGTTTCTGTAATGATACCTGCGCATCGTTCGAGCGCCGCAAACATATCACGGTCTGTAGAATGTGTAACCATGATGTCGCCTTCTTTAATTTGTGTCAATGCTTCTTGTGAATTCTTGATGATTTTCGCTTTACCGAAAGCAACGTTTTTGCCGATGCCTTGTCCTCGACCGATTAAATCACCGATCACATGTAATTTCATCAAGTTCGTTGTACCCGCTTCACCAACCGGAACCCCCGCTGTGATTATGACTACATCCCCATGCGTTACATATTGGTTTTTCACACTCTCTTCGACTGATTCCTGAAGGATCCCGTCAATGTCGAGCGCTTTCTTTCCAATGATTGGATACACTCCCCAAACTAGTGTTAGTTTATTGGAAATAACTTCAGAACGTGTAACCGCAATAATGGGAACACCTGGACGGTATTTCGCGATCATCGTCGCGGTATGACCACTTTCAGTTGGTGCTAAAATCGCTTTTACATTCAAGTTTAGTGCTGTATAAGCCGCTGCTTGTCCAATTGCCTCTGTCAGATTCCCTTCTTTTTCTCTCGTTCTTGTGGAAACGACAGAATGGAAGTCCATAGATTCTTCAGTAGATAAAGCAATTTTGCACATTACTTTTACAGATTCGACCGGATATAATCCAGCCGCCGTTTCACCCGAAAGCATGATAGCATCCGACCCGTCTAAAATAGCATTGGCTACATCGCTTGCCTCCGCACGTGTAGGACGTGGGTTTCTTTGCATAGAATCCAACATTTGAGTGGCTGTAATAACCGGCTTACCATATTGGTTGCATTTACGAATCATCATTTTTTGTACTAAAGGAACTTCTTCAGCTGGAATTTCTACTCCTAGATCTCCACGAGCAACCATCAGACCATCAGATAATTGCAGGATTGCATCGAGGTTGTCGACACCTTCCTGGTTTTCAATCTTCGGTACGATATGGATATGTCCACCATTATTATTTTCAAGTAGTTCACGGATTTGAATGACGTCAGATGCACGACGTACAAACGAAGCCGCGATAAAATCGACGCCTTGTTCAATACCGAACAAGATATCTTCTTTGTCTTTATCCGTAATTCCCGGTAATTGAACGGAAACATTCGGAACGTTGACGCCTTTATTATCTTTTAAAGGACCGGCGTTGATCACTTTTGTGTGGATCAAACCTTTTTCCGTATCTTTGCCTGTTACTTCAAGTTCAATTAACCCATCATCTAAAAGGACAAACGAACCACGGTCGACATCATGAATTAACTTTTCGTACGTAACAGAAAATGTTTCAGCAGTACCGAGTACTTCTTGCATCGAAATGTCTACTGCTTGTCCACGTACCAATTCGATTTGACCATCTTTCATTTTATGCGTCCGAATTTCAGGACCTTTAGTATCAAGTAAAATTCCTACTACTTTTTCTTTTTCAGCTGCCGCTTTGCGGATTCTTTCGATACGTACTTTATGCTCTTCTTGGGTGCCATGGGAGAAGTTCAGGCGTGCTACGTTCATCCCTGCGTCAATCAGCTTTAAAAGTCCATCATATGATTCACTTGCCGGGCCGATTGTACACACAATTTTTGTCTTTCTCACTACTTATCGCTCCTCTGCGTCATGTCGACTCTGACTAATTAGATAGATAATGTTTCTGCCAAATCCACTAATGACAAGTCCAACTTTTCTCGTTTAATAAAGACTTCTTCTAAATTATAGTCTACCACTTTATGATTTCTCATACCAACAGCAGAACTTTTCTTTCCTGACAATAATATTTCAACAGCTCTTGCGCCGTATTGACTGGCTATTACTCGATCACGTGCCGATGGCGAGCCACCACGTTGTATATGTCCTAAAATGGATACACGAGTTTCGACGCCCGCTTCTTTTTTCAAGATTTCTGCCAGTTGCGTAGCGGACATCATACCTTCAGCTAGTACGATAATACTGTGTTTTTTACCGCGATCTGTACTGTTCTTGAGGCGATTAACAATCGAGTGTACGTCAAATGGCTTCTCAGGTAGGATAATCGATTCTGCCCCTCCACCAAGACCTGCCCATAATGCTAAATCACCTGCGTCACGGCCCATTACTTCAATAATAAAAGAACGTTCATGCGATGTGGCAGTGTCTCGGATTTTATCGATTGCTTCGACTACAGTATTCAATGCCGTATCAAACCCGATCGTGAATTCTGTACCGGTAATATCGTTATCAATTGTAGCAGGTACACACGCGCAAGGAACACCCAATTTAACGAGTTCATTGGCTCCCTTGAATGACCCATCTCCACCAATGACAACTAATCCTTCTATCGCGTGAAGCTTGATTTGCTCCAACGCTTTGGCACGACCTTCTTCCGTCATGAACTCCGGACATCTTGCAGATCGCAATATCGTTCCGCCACGCTGAATGATATCTCCGACTGAACCCAGTTGAAATTGTTCGATTTTACCGTCAATCAACCCTTGATAGCCATTGAACACACCGGAAACTTCTACTCCTTCAAAAAGGGCTTTCCTGACCACGGAACGAATTGCCGCATTCATTCCTGGCGCGTCGCCACCACTCGTTAAGACCGCAATTTTTTTCATGTCGATCCCATCCTTTAATCATGACTTGTATGTACGAGCAAAAGATGCGGTTGCCCGCATCTTTTATTCCGAAAAGACGCCAATATTCCGGAATTTATTGTATCGATTATCTATCAATTCATCTGCTGTCAATTCGCATAATGTCTTCAATGATCTTCGTAGCGTAGAACGGATTTCTAAAGACTGTTTGTTTGCATCACGATGTGCTCCGCCAAGTACTTCGGGAATGATCTCATCAATAATATTCATCTCTTTCAAATCGGGTGCAGTGATTTTCATCGCTTCCGCCGCTTGTTTAGCAAGTGAAGGATCTTTCCACAAAATAGACGCTGCACCTTCAGGTGAAATAACAGAGTACGTGGAGTTTTCGAGCATATGGATATGGTTTGCTACACCTAGAGCGAGCGCACCTCCACTACCTCCCTCTCCAATAACGATGGAGATTACAGGGACTTTCAAACCAGCCATTTCAACTAAATTACGTGCAATTGCTTCACTCTGTCCACGTTCTTCTGCCGCTTTACCAGGATATGCACCTTTTGTATCGATGAAACAAATAATAGGACGATGGAATTTTTCTGCTTGCTTCATTAGGCGAAGCGCTTTTCGATATCCTTCAGGATGTGGCATACCAAAGTTTCTTTTAACATTTTCTTTAGTGTCTTTTCCACGCTGATGTCCAATGATGGTTATAGGCATTTCTTCAAATGAAGCGATTCCACCGATTATGGCTTCATCATCTCCAAAGTTGCGATCTCCATGAAATTCGATAAAATCTTCGAACAAACGAGTAATATAATCCATTGTCGTCGGTCTTTCAGGGTGTCGGGCAACTTGTACGCGATCCCAAGGCTCCATACTTTCATAGATATCTGTTTCCAATTTAGCTAGACGATTTTTCAAATTGACGATTTCAGAGGAAAGATCTACGTCATTAACTGCAGTATACTCTTCTAGTTCATTAATTTTTTCACGTAGTTTTACGATAGGTTCTTCAAATGCAAGTGTCTTACTCATACAAGTACAGCCCCCTTTCGTGCGTGAAGCTTCAAGATTTTACTCATTTCTTCTGGCATATCATTACGATGGACTACTGCGTCTAATTGTCCGTGACTCAATAAGAACTCGGCTGTCTGGAAATCTTCAGGCAGTTTTTCACGTACGGTTTGTTCAATTACCCGACGCCCTGCAAATCCGATCAAAGCTTTTGGCTCGGCTAAGTTAATATCACCAACTGAGGCAAAACTCGCAGATACGCCACCTGTTGTTGGGTACGTCATGATGGAAATATACAATAAACCTTTATTTGCATGTCTTTCAAGCGCAAC encodes the following:
- the mdh gene encoding malate dehydrogenase, which translates into the protein MSLKRKKVSVIGSGFTGATTAFLLAQKELCDVVIVDIPAMENPTKGKALDMLEAGPVQGFDANIIGTSNYEDTKDSDVVVITAGIARKPGMSRDDLVQTNQKVMKSVTAEIVKYSPDTKIIVLTNPVDAMTYTVYKASGFPKERVIGQSGVLDTARFRTFVAQELNLSVKDVTGFVLGGHGDDMVPLVRYSTAGGVPLENLISTGRLEEIVERTRKGGAEIVNLLGNGSAYYAPAAALVEMTEAILKDQKRVLPSIAFLEGEYGMNGIYLGVPTVLGADGIEKIIELELTDDEKMALQKSADSVRTVMSVLA
- the icd gene encoding NADP-dependent isocitrate dehydrogenase — translated: MANEGKITVTNGVLNVPDHATIPFIIGDGTGPDIWHAASRVIEAAVEKAYDGKKKINWLEVLAGEKAFNETGDWLPKETLDTIKEYLIAIKGPLTTPIGGGFRSLNVALRQELDLYTCLRPVRYFQGVPSPVKRPEDCDMVIFRENTEDIYAGIEYQEGSDEVKKLINFLQTELGVKNIRFPETSGLGIKPISEEGTKRLVRSALNYTIEEGRKSLTIVHKGNIMKFTEGAFANWAYELAEEEFGDKVFTWREYDRIKDADGTDAANKAQSDAEAAGKIIVKDAIADIFLQQILTRPKEFDVVATMNLNGDYVSDALAAQVGGIGIAPGANINYESGHAIFEATHGTAPKYAGLDKVNPSSVLLSGVMMLQHIGWNEAADLITASIEKSIASKVVTYDFARLMDNAEEVSTSGFADALIKNL
- the citZ gene encoding citrate synthase; this encodes MTATKGLEGIVAAQTQISSIIDDTLTYVGYGIDDLAENASFEEVVYLLWHKRLPNEKELAELKQQLEDNAEVPQGVLDHFKTYPIDKVHPMAALRTAVSLLGLYDEKAEDMSPEENYSKAVKLQAKVATVVTAFARIRKGQEPVAPKKGLSYAANFLYMLSGEEPADIAEEAFNKALVLHADHELNASTFTARVCVATLSDMYSGVTAAIGALKGPLHGGANEAVMNMLMEIGDEDKVEPYIREKLANKEKIMGFGHRVYRQGDPRAKHLREMSKRLTTLRGEEKWYNMSEKIEAIVTGEKKLPPNVDFYSASVYHSLDIDHDIFTPIFAVSRFSGWIAHILEQYENNRLIRPRAEYVGPGMQKYVPINER
- a CDS encoding AI-2E family transporter — encoded protein: MISVDSKRFQTYVRQWLPAVLIVISLIVIPPVGFAIVFAFFTAPLMNSLIALTKLPAFLAALLIMGVLASLVYTFLFLSINGLISVIWTMEDQLGVIIEMMDSQGWNLHAAAEQFIQLSHEAMEGIISLLQRMFQQIFSTFLFIIAYFFALRESATNRFWFLVYFPKNFRQVARRIFDRSSRLMGHFFSVQIRLFFMTFILMAAGFWLLDFESFLTKAFLISLVDSIPFLGIGLVFLPMIAFSFYIDDMHSAIGLLVLYIILLVCRQMIESILWAHAFKLRTVHSFVITACAVYLFGLYGIMFLPFFLFIALKVKEHPTFT
- a CDS encoding FxsA family protein; protein product: MKWLVALFIIVPTTELALLMVSGKTLGILPTILIIVVTGVGGAYLAKKQGLRAWRDLQVRMANRETPGKALVDSVCILLGGLLLLIPGFITDIIGFVLLFSGPRKILYPFIVKWIYNKIRNGQIRVM
- the pyk gene encoding pyruvate kinase; its protein translation is MRKTKIVCTIGPASESYDGLLKLIDAGMNVARLNFSHGTQEEHKVRIERIRKAAAEKEKVVGILLDTKGPEIRTHKMKDGQIELVRGQAVDISMQEVLGTAETFSVTYEKLIHDVDRGSFVLLDDGLIELEVTGKDTEKGLIHTKVINAGPLKDNKGVNVPNVSVQLPGITDKDKEDILFGIEQGVDFIAASFVRRASDVIQIRELLENNNGGHIHIVPKIENQEGVDNLDAILQLSDGLMVARGDLGVEIPAEEVPLVQKMMIRKCNQYGKPVITATQMLDSMQRNPRPTRAEASDVANAILDGSDAIMLSGETAAGLYPVESVKVMCKIALSTEESMDFHSVVSTRTREKEGNLTEAIGQAAAYTALNLNVKAILAPTESGHTATMIAKYRPGVPIIAVTRSEVISNKLTLVWGVYPIIGKKALDIDGILQESVEESVKNQYVTHGDVVIITAGVPVGEAGTTNLMKLHVIGDLIGRGQGIGKNVAFGKAKIIKNSQEALTQIKEGDIMVTHSTDRDMFAALERCAGIITETGGLTSHAAVVGLSLGIPVIVGVENITSVIKNGSDITMDAASGVIYNGHAKVL
- the pfkA gene encoding 6-phosphofructokinase is translated as MKKIAVLTSGGDAPGMNAAIRSVVRKALFEGVEVSGVFNGYQGLIDGKIEQFQLGSVGDIIQRGGTILRSARCPEFMTEEGRAKALEQIKLHAIEGLVVIGGDGSFKGANELVKLGVPCACVPATIDNDITGTEFTIGFDTALNTVVEAIDKIRDTATSHERSFIIEVMGRDAGDLALWAGLGGGAESIILPEKPFDVHSIVNRLKNSTDRGKKHSIIVLAEGMMSATQLAEILKKEAGVETRVSILGHIQRGGSPSARDRVIASQYGARAVEILLSGKKSSAVGMRNHKVVDYNLEEVFIKREKLDLSLVDLAETLSI
- the accA gene encoding acetyl-CoA carboxylase carboxyl transferase subunit alpha; translated protein: MSKTLAFEEPIVKLREKINELEEYTAVNDVDLSSEIVNLKNRLAKLETDIYESMEPWDRVQVARHPERPTTMDYITRLFEDFIEFHGDRNFGDDEAIIGGIASFEEMPITIIGHQRGKDTKENVKRNFGMPHPEGYRKALRLMKQAEKFHRPIICFIDTKGAYPGKAAEERGQSEAIARNLVEMAGLKVPVISIVIGEGGSGGALALGVANHIHMLENSTYSVISPEGAASILWKDPSLAKQAAEAMKITAPDLKEMNIIDEIIPEVLGGAHRDANKQSLEIRSTLRRSLKTLCELTADELIDNRYNKFRNIGVFSE